CCTTCTCAGGCCGCCCAGCTCCTCGTCCCAGGCAGACCCGTCGAACACATCCATCTCAATTCCGGTGATCTCACAGAAGACCTGGCAGAAACTCTCGCGAGATCGACCGTGCCTATCACTGAGCTTCTCGCTACAACTACCTCTCACTCCGTGTCCTTGATCGGCACTTTGACAAGATGTATGGAGCAGCTTGTCCATCTCAGGTTGGTCACAACCTACAATTTCTCGGATGCCCCCGATGCTGTACGTGGATCTATTCTTCTTACCTTCCTGTCTTTgtctcatcctttttctctttagACCTACTTTTCAAACATTGCAAACGCCCTAACGTCCCTTCCTCACTTGCAAAGCTGTGAAATCTGGGGGATCCATTGGATTTCTTCCAACAAGGGCATTCAAGATCCAGCAAGGGTTTGGGAATCTGAAGCATTCAATAACATACCCCCAAATAATCTCTTGACCAATGGCCAATTTTTAGACGACCTCTATTCCGATTTCTCATATGCATACTAACCAACAAACCCCTGCGCTTTATTATACTCTAAATTCCCCCCAAAATAATAATACATAGATTTTTTTATACTTATTACCCTTATTCCTTTAGATACAACGGAGCACCTACTCTTTCTACATTTATTGTATTTATTGCCATCGATGGGCAAAAACGCCGGATAAATCTAAAATTTTACCTAGAAGACAATAAATGGGGTCCTAATACTATCGGCGGGGAAACAACGACTTGAGAACAAGGGTCATAATGAACCTGACTAGAACAAACTTTTAAAGCTCGCACGCATGTGCAAGTTTGACGGCATTCAGAATCCTGCAGGATCAATTGAGTCGCAGATTGTCAAGGGTCGACCCATGCGACGCCCACATGTCCCCCAAAAATGATGCAGGGTTGTAAAGGCTTTGAGAGGTATTGTTGCAAGTAGAAATTGAAATTCACCCCATATAGTAGGACTATTAAAAGACAGTAAAAGATACGAGCAAGGGATGCCTATGCTAGTGAAAGAAGAACACTTTCGGCGGTCATAGTTCGACCTCGAAGACTGTAAAGTGAAAAACGGCATTCACCGAGCTTACGTAGTTGATCCATCACGTGGTGCACTTCTGCTGATCTCTTGACGCCAATATCGCATACCATCCAAAAGCTTCCATGAGTAAACGACCTCCTAACGAACAAGAGAGTCGCTTGCATCAAGCGGCTCTCGCGTCCTCTAAAAAGGTGCTTCAACATACACGCAACTTGTCTCCAACACTAACATCTTTCCAAAAGGAACTCACTGCTCGACAGGCGGAATCAATCATCCCCGACCCGGCTGCTCGACAGCAAGCTCTTAATTTTCTGCTGGGAGTGGGTCTTCTCAAAGGATTGACAAATTCGTCGGGCCAATTGTCATTCAGAGCTGTGAGCAAGGAGGAAATTGTCGCGTGAGTCTGTTGTTTGATGATTTACCAATCCAATTTAATTTTAAATTGATAGGACCAAAGGTCTGACTGGTGAAGAGAATCTGGTCCTGAGCCATATCAAAAGTTCTGGGAACGAAGGTATTTTACAAACATCTTTTACCCCCCGGTTTTACTCATTGAAGGCCATAGGAATCTGGACGAAACACTTGAAAGCTAAAACTAGCCTTCATCAGACCGTCATTGAAAGATGTCTGAAGACACTAACCCAGAAACGACTCATAAAGCGTGTACCCTCAGTGCAGGTATACACCATTGCTTCAGATATGGAACACCTGTATTAACGGTTTCCATAGCATATCACAAGGAAAATTTATATGTTGGAGGGGATCGAGCCCTCTATATCACTGACAGGTGGCCCCTGGTACACGGACAATGAATTAGATACAGAATTTATCCAAAATTTAACCGAGGCATGCTATAAATTAATCAGCGATATCGTGCGTTCACTTTCTTCTATTACTGCTTCACCTTGTCGACTATCCATTTTATTCAGAGCTTCCCGAAGCGCAGAAATGGCTCTGAAAATGCTCTCTACCCTATCTCAAACGCGCCACGATATCCCACAGCCGAAAATATCAGGCATTCTCTTCGAAAGGCACGACTTACAGAAACGGATCTGAGTGTGGAACACGTTGAAATGCTTCTCAATGTTCTCATCTTGGATGGTAAAATTGAAAAGGTTTGAAGAACAATTATTCTTTTCAGTCGTATCTCATGTTGGCAAGTAGATCCCCGCATTTGGAAGTGCGCTGTGGAACTCTGAAGCAATCGGTGATGGCGACTCGGGCGACGAAGAAAAATCATCTCGCAAGAAGAAACGCAAAAAGCGAGACGATGACTCTGACGATGAAGACCTAAAGACGAAGAAAAAACGCAAGAAGTTGGCTATATCTGACGACGAAATCGAATCTTCAGACGAAGAAAGtagcaagaagaagaagaagaagaaaaagtccAAAACAAAATCAACTGACTCTGATTCCGACTCTGAAAccgagaaaaagaagaaaaagaaaaagaaaagggccCATTCATCAAGCTCTGAAAGTTCGTCCGAGGATGAAGCCCGCCATCGAAAaaagagcaagaaaaagCAGAAACACGTCTCTGAGAGCGAATCGTCTTCAGAGGACACTGATTCAGAATCACGCAGAAAAAAGCACAAATCCTCGAAGCGCTCAGAAACTCCAAACGCGGATTTTGACGCGTTTGATACCAGTTCTGGTGGTTCCGTTTATCGTGCTTTGAAGGAACATGTGGCCTCTATAGGCTTGCTGGAGTCCCCTTGTGGACTTTGCCCGTCCTTCGAGTTCTGTAAACAGGATGGACCTGTGAATCCCAAGGAATGTGTATACTATGGGGATTGGTTAGCTGCGCGGACAATAGTAAATAACGAAGATTCGTGATCGAAACACGTAAAATATTAGCTTGTCGTTGAGtctatttcttctttcattttgtaCTAGGTTTTTAACAGACCAACAGCCATCTCGGTGAATTGAACAGCACCGTAAACCTTGAACCATTCTGGATTGTGAACATTGTACGTGACTTCCGTCTTCGTGTCTCCAACGTACTCCGCAACTACGCATTGGTATAAATCTTCCCCATCTTGGACATTGAACATGTTGAATTGCCATCCTTCTGGTTCTTTGCCATCAACACAGATCCTTCTTGCAACAACATCGAATTCTATTCGCCGAAAATCAAAACCAAGGCCAATTCCCAGAGCTTTAGTATAGGCCTCCTTCAAAGTCCACATCCAAAAAAAACGTTTTAATTTCTCCGTCTCTGGTATTACGGCCTTCAATTGAACATGCTCAAGAGTGGTTAActatcaaatatatttagATGTAAACATAAGGGCTATTTGCTCTCCTCACCTGATCGCCGACTGTGTGCACAAACGAATCAAATGTTTCTCTTCCTGGAATTCTAACCTTCATGACGTCTATTCCAACGTTATATGCAGGCTGATTGATTATCCCCGGTGCAAACGCCATTGCGACTAGGTTATTGTCATGCGTGATATTATATGCCAGGGGCGGATTGGTTTGAGATTTCTGAAGATTAAGAAATTGTCAGTCCTGTATTTTTCTTTCGTACATAAAACGTACAATATATGGTTTCCCTTCCGGCGTAGTCGCAAACTTCATTTCGTCAACGGATATGCCCTTTCCTTTGAGCAACACTCTGACCAGAAGCCGTCCGATTAAGGTACCTTTCGTACAATAAGGTTCGGTAGGTGCAATTAGTATGGTATTTGCTCACGACATGCGTCTACCCTGTGGTAGAATCGTTTTATACGTGTTTGACTCTCTACGTCAACCAATGTCAGACCGTTTTTGTACAACTTTTGAAAATGAATTGTCAAATAAAATTCTCGATAGCAAAGGTGATACCTACATCATCATTGAAAAGATTTGGCGTGTATATGACTGCCCAAATTTCCATCTATGAGTGAAAGACGCCGTTGTACCAGGACAGAGATGGAGAAGGAGATTAGAATGTGAGAGTCTGATCTGGATCATATGGCAGTAGAGGAAGTCGGATGATCTGAAGTTGCATGTAGTTATTAGCAACCTGTTTGatatcacatcatcatcaacttATCCGattccatacccattgactTCAGTCGTCTAAAACTAGTCTGGGAGGGCGATGGCTGCGTCAAATGGCTGCAAAAAATTTGTAACTTTAGGAATGTTTATTATCGATGAATTTGTTTTCATGGACGAAGAAGGCCAACCCACTGGCCGTACAGTGGAGCCGCAGGGAAGCCCACTATTTGTTGCGATAAATCCTTTCTTGACACACCTCCTTTATATAGATTGGAGGAGGGGGCACCTATGCTGCTATCGGTGCTCGTATTTGGTACCCATCTTCCAGTTTGATTAATTCAAGTCATTTTTCGAAACGGATTTGCTTCTAGGTTACCTCCTTCAGATGTCGGAATGATCGTCGACGAAGGATATGATTTCCCAGAAACAATCAAGCAGAAACTCATAAGCTACGGAGAAAGGATGTGGATGTTCAGGAAACAGCCTCATCTTGGAACTACGCGTGCTATCAATTCCTATAAAGGAGAACTTCGAGGGTGACTATGGCTTTCGTTTCGCGTGAGATGTAAGGAACCGCTGATCAACAGCAGGTTCGAATACAAAACTCCTCGACTGCGTTTAACACCGAAGGATCTTTTAGCAACAGAACTGGAAAAACCGAAAATTCTGCATTTTATTTGTTCGCCGTCGCGAGCATCTGAAATAATGTCAGAGGCCAAGTTACAATCGGGCTGGGATCCTATCACGGTCTATGAACCCATCCCTGTTCGCGTTCACTTCAAACTTTGACCGCCCTTCAGGCTCACTTAAACTCTATCGTGTCGCCAGGACCGCTGCATTCCAGAAGAGTTGCCAGCATTGAAGAAAGTCCTGccttcaatatcaatattaAGGTTGGTTTGGGTCAGTATTTAATGGAAGTGCTAACACTACAGTATTGGTCAGCCCAAACGCAGATGAGGCTCTCTCTCTTCTGTCATCTCCCTTGCCGGCGTCCAAAGACATAATCGAGAAAGCAGCGGATGACTTTTTGGACATCGGTATCGGAAAGGATGGCTCTGGCTGGATTGTGATCAGGAGCGGGGCAATGGGGGCATACGTAAAatgtaaaaaaaacaaaggaGTTTGGGTTGACGCCTTTTGGGAAGCTACAGACGTAGAAAAAGTCATCGACGTTACCGGTAATCTTTTCCTGGACAATTGAGCCGACTACTATTTCTAAAAAAGAACTAGGCGCAGGTAATAGTTTCCTTGGAGGGTTCGCAGCCGGCCTGGTGCTATCTGAAGACGTTTATCAAGGTGTGTTCTTCCTTGTTCTTTGGGAAAGATATTGACTGAATGTGTCTTGGTTAAGCCACATTGTACGGGACCGTGTCGGCATCCTTTACAATCGAGCAAGAAGGTCTACCCTCGATATCGTATCTGCCATCAGGGATTGCCATTTGGAACGGAGACGACCCCATGAGAAGGCTTGAAGTGTTGAAGCAGCGTTAAAAGAAACACCATTAGATTGATACACATGCTTTGCATTTACGATGAATACAGAAATAAAGATATAATGTCACCATGCTTACTGCTGCCCATTATTATACCTTGCCCTACTCTGTGCAAACAACTCTTCTTGGGCAGCAGCCAGCTCCTCTTCCGTCATTCCAGACTTTTCGAATTTGGAGACCTTTTTCTCTCGGTCCTGAAAGAAAGCAATTAGTAAGCTTCAATTGCGGAATAGGTATGTGTGAACCTTTTGCTGCTGCTTGTGATCTTTCAGCACGCTTTCAACTTCTGGTGCAAAAGTCGTGAATCCGAGACGCTACAATAGCAGTATGAGGCGACATTCCAGGAGACATGCAATTTGCTCGCACCGTCAAAGCAGTAATGATATGCTCAGGCGCTATTGTTTTCTTATTCTCCTGTTCACATATCTCGTTCGCCTCTGATGATATCAGATGAATGAATTCTGTACCACGATGTGAGAAACCAAGGGGGTCGTAAGCAATCCATCAATGTTCACCTACACAACACTCTATAACTAAATCTCGCGTCTCTTTCGCGCACACCACGTCGTTGGGCAGAAGTTCTGACGAAAATGATCGTAGGCGACAATTAACCTGTATGTAcccaagaatgattgatCCAACGTGAACTCACCAGCTATCATCTTGGCTACAGTAGCCTTTGGAAGAGACAGATCGTCATCAGTGGGTGCTCCACCTCCAGAATGTCCTTCTCTGTCGGACATATTAGTCTCGAGGTTGGAGTTGgtaaagaagaaaaagggagGGATGGGTTGGTCAACTTGAATGGAAGGGTTTTTGAAAGAAACATGGAGAGCCGTTGTTGGTGTCACTTTTAGAAGTCCGCACGTGTTCTCTTCCAACCACCATGGCCTCTGTAAGTTTCGCGTCGTTCTGTTGGTCGATTTTCTCTCACTATGCTGCAAGGTCAACCCTGTCAATCCCAAACCCTTTTTGCAAGAGCTCACTGGGAAGCCCGTATACGTACGACTAAAATGGGGGCTTGAATACAAAGGGTTCCTTGTTAGCACTGATGGGTACATGAATCTCCAGGTGATCGTCCCGGACATTGTCATCAGAGCGTCTGCTCATTTTCCCCAATAGCTTGCAAACACGGAAGAATATCAGGATGGAAAGTCAAATGGTGCTCTGGGCGAAGTCTTCATCCGGTATGTTTAATGCACCACGAAGCTATAATCTATCCGCATTGACTCTCTTCTCAGGTGTAATAATGTTCTCTATATCATGAGTACATTTTCTTGCTCCCAAGGTCCAGGCTTATCAACATGTATCTGTTTTTTACAGGGAGGCTCCTTCAGAATCGGCAGATTAGGATAGCATTGCCGTTATAGAGTCACCCAACGTCAGTCACCGTCAAACTTGATCGGCATGAGCGCACTCAGTGACGGTTTACCTGCAAGAAGGAAATATATGTGCTTCGTTTGTAATACTATGTATATCCAGCGTCGCCTATTGCGCAAAAAATGGTGCTATCATTTAAAAAGGCCATTCATTTTGTCAAGACACATTCTTTCCTTTGGCTGCATGCACAGCCACAAAATAGTTCATGCGCcgcttcaatttttttctttctgcgaGTCATTTTGACCTGTTTTCACCCATCATCACAACCTCCACTACAGTCTACCATCACTGCATTTACTTACTTGGTTCCTCTCCATCCCGAAACTATAAAGATCTACCGTCGAGTTATCTGTGCTCACAATGGCGAAATCACTCAGGTCGAAGACGAAACGTTCCTTCCgccagaaaaaaagagaatccGGAGAATACGCTGCAGCGGCAGCTGGCCGCCTTCACAGGCTCAACTCAAAGCTATTACAAGTAACGAAGAAAGACACAGATGGGGGCAGGCTCGAAACTGAGGATGTTGAGGCAAACGAAGATGGGATTCCAGGTTGGTGTTGGTTTGCGACTTTTGGCCTTCTAGATCCGAACGACATTACGTCGGAAGGATTGTACAACTTGTGTCTTGATAACTGCGAGTACACACCTTCCTATCTTTGATACCGCCGGACTGCCCGACTAGAggatttttttgatgattcTGTTCACGATTTCATCGCGGATAGACAATCATTAACTCTTTACCTGTCTCTGTTTCTAGCTCCGGAACTGGATGATTCAATGGATCAACCAGGTGACTTTTCCTCGTCCTTTGACCCCTGTTCCTCTTATTTATGTTTCATATCCAATGACACCCAGAATCTATGGCGGTCGACTCAGAATCTTCGTCAAAACGCATTTCTACACATGGACCTCGAGGCTCAAGAAGAGAGGAATGGCGGAAATCGAAAGGCATGCCTGCCAGAGCGACACCGCACGGAATGAACCGACAGGGTACTGTTGCAGCGAAAAGAAAAGCAGGTCGCTCCAAGAGAAGGCGTTGATATGCTTATACGTTATACCCACTTCTTATGTATCACCACCATGCAAAATCATTCCTGCCATTACACGAACACAAGAGGAGAGCGGAAAAAGCCATTGTATACTATTTAATTATATAATGGTAAGTTTTTTGCGGAATTTTTCGCATTCTGTGTCACAGTTGAAGCCACAAATCCAGAAGCTCGATGGTTGACTAGAACAAGAGCTTACGTCGCCCATGGCTATGTTCCTGGAAACTCGTAGGATCCTTTATCATCCTTGTCGATGTCTGCCATTGCTTCCGGATCTGTGTACTTTGCCGACTGCATATCTGTGCATGAAGTCACGTCGTGTCCCTCACTTTTCATATACTGTGTGCTTGTTCCGGTCCTTTAGGTTTCATTAGAATGTTTACATTAGTATGTTGGAGCCGCTCTTACCCAAATTCCGCCATTGTTATATGTTCTGTAGTCACTCTAATTTCCTGACGCGGAAGAGATattttgtttgatttgagATGGGGTCCTGTGTGCCGTGTACCAACAGGGTTATTCCCAGCCATGGCCGCCGATATGGAATGAACGTAGACTTCACTTGAATTGAAGTCTAGTAGCCTGGTGACAGCTCGGCAAGCTGCGATTGACCTGATTAATGGAATTGATAAAATGAATTCTATTGGTTTACACAAATGCTCACGTTATAGTTGCTGCTGGGATCTGTGAAAATATATAAATGAGATGAACAGATGATGCTCAAGGAAACCCATACAGTGCCAATGCTAAGAGGAATAATAAGCAAAGAATGAGAGTTTTGAAAAGAGGTACTCACACGTTCATAGGCGCTGACCAAATGACATAGTTAAATTAACGTTGTGCATGTTCAAAACAAGGCCTGACATACTGTTCAGGTTCAAAACATTGAGGACCTAGGACATTACTGTCAGAAACAGGACTCGAGGTGGGATTAGAGCTACAAGACGCACAGCGGGGACGCAATTAGTTGAAAATGAGAGAAGGAAATAAACCAGCCCGTCTTGGAAAAGCAATTTCCAGAGGTCGGTTCGTGCGGAATGACGCCCCAACAGTGCAACGGCTGTAAATGAGAGAATGGTAAAGTCAAATCCCATGGCTACAATATCAGTACCTGAAGTAAATGTTGAGTGGACCGAACTTACTAAAGAAGAAGGTCGTGTTTAGCATGGACGGATTAGTCTGTACGACCACACAAGCTTTGACAACAGGATCCCATTGTGAAACCACAATAAACATTGTCCTGTAGAGCAGAGCCCAGTGTGCCAAACACAAAATGCCAAGAACAGCGACAACGGATCGACGACGTTCCCATAACGCTATTCTGTTAAGGATATAAGTCGAAAAGATCGAATATAGACAGTCAGACAAGCATACGTTCGCAACATAAGGGACGTAGAGGCGCAAAGAATAGCCATGTTTCCTGTCCACTACAGCAATAGTATGTCGGTTGAACAATAACATTGCAAGTCATTAAAGTCGCCTACTGAATTAAAAGTGTAAAGCGCCTGATCGCATTAGAAAACTGTTCGACTGCACTCTGTTCCCCAGTCAGATACATACATGACAATTTATCTGATATATAATTGGGTCAGCGAAGTAGGAACACAGTGATGAATGTAACTACCTCTTCCGCTATTGAAAACGATGTTATCCTGAATGATTGAAAGATCCGTGTCAAAGCTTTGATTTAAAATGAAAAGACAGAGAAGGGTTCGTGGTTCGTAGAGATGCACAGACTTACATCCCCAGAAATGCCAAAAGCATACAATATcggcaaagaaagaaaaatgctAGGGGCATTTTTCAGATAACATGCAGAAAACGAGTGAACGGATTTACTCTAAAAAGAGCGTCTGTAAGAAACTTTAGTTTATAGTGGAGGGTGCATACCAATGGCCACCGAAACTTGCGACGTCTAGTTACCAAAGACCATTCGAAGTCCAAAGTCATGAACAGTTCCCATACATAGGCACCAAAAAGCGCAAAAACAAGCTTGAGGAAAATATCTGACGTGAATGCGTATGAGGCATTGTCGGTATGTAACACGGCCACAGGTATTCAAGGCAAATTACCTGAGTCCTTTGCAATTTCGTTCTTCGTATTCCAGGCAACCATGTATACACCAGCAATTagggaagaaagaaacagCTTTTAACTTTCAAATGAGCACCTGTATTTAAGTAGTCACACAATGTGTACACCAAATGGTTTACGCATTTAAAAAATTCCATTATAGCTTTCCCTTCCATACCATAGGGCCCCGATTGTTAGCATAATTTCATATTAGCTTTGGAACCTGCGGGGACTTGTCATAATAACGTACGAGCATTCTTGGTCACTCTACAAAGCCCTGCCGACCTGAGATATTGAGCTAGAACTAAGAAGCGTGTCATTGATGTCCAAGTACGGGCATTGACTCAGCCTACTAAACATCTATAAATCGACATCAGAGCTTAGCAAACGGACAAGAGTAATCAGTTCCTTACCGAAATGTCTTCGCACTATAATTGCCTCAGCGATACTCTCCAAGATACAGCCGAGGATTCGGACTTAACACGCTAAGTGTATAAATTCGAATCCACGTACAAATCATTAGCAAAGCTGTTTGACCTATACTTCAAGGGCGGCTTAAGTGTGCGTCAAGAAATCACACAAACAACGTGGGTCGAAAACCAATGGGTCGCGATATTGTAGCACTATCGAACTGTTACACTTCGATATGAGTGTATATCGGGAAGAACGCAAAGTTCGCGGATTAAAGAAGCAACCCAGTCCAATAGCATTTGGTTAAGGGCAAAGCAAACGTAAGTACTACAACTTGGCAAGTTTCCAGAGTCGTACTGTCGTCTTCCAAACACGTGATGAATTCAGGTCGTCGCCAAACAGGAGCAAGCGCGTCGAAAACGCGTGCCATGCATGATTCCCACGACCATAACAAATCTACTCTCAATCAACCAACATCCGACTCCCCATTAATTCCCGTCTCAATACGCTTCATCGCTATATATGCCGACATCTTCACGCAAGAGCAGTGTTGGTGGGGCACGACGCGGCTTGCAAAAAGCACATATACCCTATAGAGGTGATAATCCTGAAGTTGGAAAGAAGACTGGAATTTCTGTTGCACATGTCGAGCGCAAGTCCGATGGGTTTGAACCATTCGACGAACTCATCCAACAGATAGATGGACGGACTCCTCCCAGGCCGAAGGCAAAGCGAAAGCAGAGCATTTCTACTGTATATCGAAAGGACGATGAttatgacgatgaagacgggGAGCAATCTATGCAGCTGGATAGTAAGTTCCGATTTGGGAAGAAATACATACTTGCGAAACCTAAACAATAATGGCTTAGGTCCAGTAAGACATTTAGTGAATCTGCGCCCACCAAcgacaccaacagcatcagGGCGCAGCCGAACATCTATACGTCCGGTGGCACGAACGTCCGATGTAGACTTTGACCGCATCCCGTCCCCCCATCTCCCTAATTCAACGCGTCGTGGTGCGGGTCATGCTGGACCTGGTCCATCTAGTCTCCGTCATTCTGCTCATGATTTAGAGCCTGAACCACAATCGCAATCGGAATCGCAATCGGACAATGAACCCGCCGGAGATTATACCGGAGAAGCAGGTtacgacaacaacaacgacgacgacgacgacgacgcacAGCATGACAACTTTGATG
The sequence above is a segment of the Psilocybe cubensis strain MGC-MH-2018 chromosome 4, whole genome shotgun sequence genome. Coding sequences within it:
- a CDS encoding putative DNA-directed RNA polymerase III subunit rpc6, with translation MSKRPPNEQESRLHQAALASSKKELTARQAESIIPDPAARQQALNFLLGVGLLKGLTNSSGQLSFRAVSKEEIVATKGLTGEENLVLSHIKSSGNEGIWTKHLKAKTSLHQTVIERCLKTLTQKRLIKRVPSVQHITRKIYMLEGIEPSISLTGGPWYTDNELDTEFIQNLTEACYKLISDISFPKRRNGSENALYPISNAPRYPTAENIRHSLRKARLTETDLSVEHVEMLLNVLILDGKIEKIPAFGSALWNSEAIGDGDSGDEEKSSRKKKRKKRDDDSDDEDLKTKKKRKKLAISDDEIESSDEESSKKKKKKKKSKTKSTDSDSDSETEKKKKKKKKRAHSSSSESSSEDEARHRKKSKKKQKHVSESESSSEDTDSESRRKKHKSSKRSETPNADFDAFDTSSGGSVYRALKEHVASIGLLESPCGLCPSFEFCKQDGPVNPKECVYYGDWLAARTIVNNEDS
- a CDS encoding 4'-phosphopantetheinyl transferase pptA; its protein translation is MEIWAVIYTPNLFNDDVGTLIGRLLVRVLLKGKGISVDEMKFATTPEGKPYIKSQTNPPLAYNITHDNNLVAMAFAPGIINQPAYNVGIDVMKVRIPGRETFDSFVHTVGDQLTTLEHVQLKAVIPETEKLKRFFWMWTLKEAYTKALGIGLGFDFRRIEFDVVARRICVDGKEPEGWQFNMFNVQDGEDLYQCVVAEYVGDTKTEVTYNVHNPEWFKVYGAVQFTEMAVGLLKT
- a CDS encoding hypothetical protein (Uncharacterized protein C16C9.01c); its protein translation is MSEAKLQSGWDPITVYEPIPDRCIPEELPALKKVLPSISILSPNADEALSLLSSPLPASKDIIEKAADDFLDIGIGKDGSGWIVIRSGAMGAYVKCKKNKGVWVDAFWEATDVEKVIDVTGAGNSFLGGFAAGLVLSEDVYQATLYGTVSASFTIEQEGLPSISYLPSGIAIWNGDDPMRRLEVLKQR
- a CDS encoding Negative cofactor 2 complex subunit beta yields the protein MSDREGHSGGGAPTDDDLSLPKATVAKMIAEFIHLISSEANEICEQENKKTIAPEHIITALTRLGFTTFAPEVESVLKDHKQQQKDREKKVSKFEKSGMTEEELAAAQEELFAQSRARYNNGQQ
- a CDS encoding Small nuclear ribonucleoprotein F, whose protein sequence is MASVNPVNPKPFLQELTGKPVYVRLKWGLEYKGFLVSTDGYMNLQLANTEEYQDGKSNGALGEVFIREAPSESAD